A region of the Poseidonibacter antarcticus genome:
CTCCTTATGTTGTAATATCTTTGCCTTTAATGCTTAAAATATTTTTTCATTCATATAGGGTTAGATTAAAAGAATTTAGAAAAAAACATAATATTGGTGTGGCCTTGGTTTTATTAATGTTGTTTATAAATGTATTTTTTACTATTGTAAATAAACCTTTATATTTACTTTTACCAAATCCAAAAAAACATTTTATTTATAAATATGATTTTGTAAAAGAATTGGCTCAAGAATTAAAAAAGAATAATATAAATATGGTTTCAAGTAATGATAATGAATTATTATTAAGATTAAGATTTTATGGAATAAAGGAAGGTACAAAACATTTTATAAGCTTAGAAAAATTTGATACATACAAATTGAAAATTATAATAAGTTATTACAATAGAAAATTATATAAAGTTTATATAAAATAAGATTATGAAAAAATCTTTTACTCTTCTTGAATTAATTTTAATGATTGTATTATTAGGTTTTTTATACACATCTTTTATTCCAAAAGTAAAAGTAAGTAAAATTGATGATTTAACAAATAGATTAGTTTTATATTTGAAACAAACAAGATACCAGTCTTTAATAAATGATAAATTTAGTAATTCAGATAATCTTTGGCACAAAAAAAGATGGACTCTAAAATTTTTTAGATGTAGAGAAACTATTGGTGGTATCTATTATGTAATATATAGTGATAAAAATGCTTCTGGTCATCCAGGTATTGATGATAGTCTAAAAGATAGTCTCACCTTAAAAAATATATATAGTACAAACTCTTGTACTGAGAATATTAAAAATAGTAAATATGTATTAATATCACAAAATTTTAATATTAGAACTGTAAATATTTCTTGTAATGAAACGAGTTCTTTAGGACAATTAAGTTTTGGAAGTGATGGAAAAATATATTCAAAATTAAGTGCTAATGAAAATGATTCTATTTCT
Encoded here:
- a CDS encoding type II secretion system protein; protein product: MKKSFTLLELILMIVLLGFLYTSFIPKVKVSKIDDLTNRLVLYLKQTRYQSLINDKFSNSDNLWHKKRWTLKFFRCRETIGGIYYVIYSDKNASGHPGIDDSLKDSLTLKNIYSTNSCTENIKNSKYVLISQNFNIRTVNISCNETSSLGQLSFGSDGKIYSKLSANENDSISYEIINNCKIELSDIFNEKRTIQLESKTGYVYKE